Within the Candidatus Dependentiae bacterium genome, the region GGCAGATTAGGCTTTAAGGGCGCTCGTAAGGGCACTCCTTTTGCTGCAGCTCAAATTGCTACCACATTAGCAAAAGATATGGTAGCTCTAGGGATTAGAACCTTAGAAGTTAACCTACAGGGCCCAGGAGCTGGACGCGATTCAATAGTTCGCACATTCCAGTCTTCTGGAATCAATGTTTCGGTGTTGCGTGACGTAACTCCGTTACCACACAATGGATGCCGAGCTCCTAAAAAGCGTCGCGTATAATTAGTAAGTTTGTATAGTTAAGAAAGATAGAGCCACATGGAAAGAAGATCCAACGTAAATGCAGATCGTTCTCAACAGGAGCAGCAACAACGCAGCTCAAAACGTCCACGTAAAACGTCAGAGTATGGACGTCAGTTAGAAGAAAAACAAAAAGTAAAAGAAATGTATGGCATGCGTGAAAGCCAATTTAAACGTTTCTTTGCAATAGCTACTCGTAGTCAAGTTGCAACTGGTGAAAGCCTTTTAAGCTTGCTTGAGCGTCGTCTTGATAATGTTGTGTTTCGTATGAAGCTTGCTTCAACGCGTGCACAAGCACGCCAAATTATTGTTCATGGCCATGTTTTGGTTCAAGG harbors:
- the rpsK gene encoding 30S ribosomal protein S11, which codes for MTYKKKTKKVKRHVDSAVAHVKSTFNNTLVSITTPEGDVLLRGSSGRLGFKGARKGTPFAAAQIATTLAKDMVALGIRTLEVNLQGPGAGRDSIVRTFQSSGINVSVLRDVTPLPHNGCRAPKKRRV
- the rpsD gene encoding 30S ribosomal protein S4; amino-acid sequence: MERRSNVNADRSQQEQQQRSSKRPRKTSEYGRQLEEKQKVKEMYGMRESQFKRFFAIATRSQVATGESLLSLLERRLDNVVFRMKLASTRAQARQIIVHGHVLVQGKKVYSPSYLVVVNEEISLAPNVAEKAGFLEQVIDKRLSSNVKVPDWMELDKKGRKGRILRLPVRSDVQTPIEEHLIVELYSK